A single region of the bacterium genome encodes:
- a CDS encoding SDR family oxidoreductase, whose protein sequence is MTDHAGVGYGALGAGLEGRGVIVTGAARGVGAATARAMAAAGARVAALDINAAGLAGLVAGLDGTGHRAITFDLRDVAAIDDLVAGIIEDLGDIWALAHVAALLRRQDVDDVTPEDWDAQNDVNMKATFFLNRAVGNAMIAAGGGGRIINFSSGGWWNGPVFGSDAYLAGKAGVITLSRGFARRFGPHGILVNSIAPGQVDTPMQHDDLPPEIEEASTKACPVGRIGQPEELAAVVVFLASIHAGFVNGATLNVSGGGLIY, encoded by the coding sequence GTGACTGATCACGCGGGCGTCGGCTACGGGGCTTTGGGAGCCGGCCTGGAGGGCCGCGGCGTGATCGTGACCGGCGCCGCCCGCGGGGTCGGAGCCGCCACGGCGCGGGCCATGGCGGCCGCCGGCGCCCGGGTGGCCGCCTTGGACATCAACGCCGCCGGGCTGGCCGGGTTGGTCGCGGGACTGGACGGCACGGGACACCGTGCGATCACGTTCGACCTGCGCGATGTGGCGGCCATCGACGATCTCGTGGCCGGGATCATCGAGGATCTCGGCGACATCTGGGCGCTCGCCCACGTGGCGGCTCTGCTGCGGCGCCAGGACGTCGATGATGTGACGCCCGAGGACTGGGACGCCCAGAACGACGTCAACATGAAGGCCACGTTCTTCCTGAACAGGGCTGTCGGCAACGCCATGATCGCCGCCGGCGGTGGCGGGAGGATCATCAACTTCAGTTCGGGGGGATGGTGGAACGGGCCCGTGTTCGGCAGCGACGCCTATCTCGCGGGCAAGGCCGGTGTGATCACGCTCAGCCGCGGCTTCGCCCGCCGCTTCGGCCCGCACGGCATTCTCGTGAACTCCATCGCGCCCGGCCAGGTCGACACACCGATGCAGCACGACGACCTGCCCCCCGAGATAGAGGAGGCCTCGACGAAGGCCTGCCCCGTGGGCCGGATCGGGCAGCCCGAGGAGTTGGCCGCCGTCGTGGTGTTCCTGGCGTCGATCCATGCCGGCTTCGTCAACGGCGCCACGCTCAACGTGAGCGGGGGCGGCCTCATCTACTGA
- a CDS encoding DUF4143 domain-containing protein, with protein MNYIPRLVDAQLARALRTHPVVLVTGARGVGKTTTAQQLAKSCAFFDDTATVTVFQDNPEAALGQFQEPLLVDEWQLAPEVVRAIKRTVDRDRRPGRFILTGSPEPQSRSEIQALTGRAAVLRLNPMTVRERSLRVAPPSQADAVVDLLSGTPPAARPAQTPDIFEYLDMAAVGGYPECAAGGSETYSQTWCRDYLRVLLRRDLPLFGSRRSASHFNRYLTAAAHHSARSPEDGSLRSAAKVNPATHRDYRHILLDLDLTVEVPAFISDDIPYLAKSPKMLFSDSGLLIAALKVPLSRLKLNGDLYGRIIETFALGQIRAELEALDRQDALSHLRTHKGTHEIDGIIETDDGGIVAVEIKSANRHRPADIKHIEWLAQRLGDRFRLGLVLTTGRYVSNIRSDVSDSIWAAPISILWHR; from the coding sequence GTGAACTATATTCCTCGGCTCGTTGACGCCCAACTGGCCCGGGCTCTCCGGACCCACCCCGTTGTGCTGGTGACGGGCGCCCGCGGCGTCGGCAAGACGACCACGGCCCAGCAGTTGGCCAAGTCGTGCGCGTTCTTCGACGACACGGCCACGGTCACCGTATTCCAGGACAACCCCGAAGCCGCCCTCGGGCAGTTCCAAGAGCCGCTCTTGGTGGACGAGTGGCAGTTGGCCCCCGAAGTGGTGCGGGCGATCAAGCGCACCGTCGATCGGGACCGCCGGCCGGGCCGGTTCATCCTCACCGGGTCACCCGAGCCTCAAAGCCGTTCGGAGATCCAAGCACTCACCGGCCGGGCAGCGGTTCTCCGCCTCAATCCGATGACGGTGCGCGAGAGGAGTCTGCGGGTCGCTCCGCCGTCACAGGCCGACGCAGTCGTCGATCTACTGTCGGGCACGCCGCCTGCGGCCCGGCCGGCACAGACACCCGACATCTTCGAATACTTGGACATGGCCGCGGTCGGTGGTTACCCCGAGTGTGCAGCCGGCGGCTCTGAAACCTATTCGCAGACATGGTGCCGCGACTACCTGAGAGTGCTCCTGCGACGCGACCTGCCACTCTTCGGATCGAGGCGCTCGGCCTCCCATTTCAACAGATACCTCACCGCTGCCGCCCATCATTCCGCACGGTCTCCCGAGGACGGCAGCCTGCGCAGCGCAGCCAAGGTCAATCCGGCAACCCACCGCGACTACCGGCACATCCTCCTTGATCTGGACCTAACCGTCGAGGTTCCGGCGTTCATCAGTGACGACATTCCCTACCTGGCCAAGTCTCCGAAGATGCTGTTCAGTGACTCCGGCTTGCTGATTGCAGCGCTGAAGGTGCCGCTGTCCCGGTTGAAGCTGAACGGCGATCTCTACGGGAGGATCATCGAGACATTCGCCCTCGGTCAGATCCGCGCCGAACTCGAGGCCCTCGACAGGCAGGATGCGCTGAGTCATCTTCGCACCCACAAGGGCACCCATGAGATCGATGGCATCATCGAAACCGACGACGGGGGCATCGTGGCGGTTGAGATCAAGTCGGCAAACCGGCACAGACCCGCTGACATCAAGCACATCGAATGGCTGGCGCAACGACTCGGGGACAGGTTCAGGCTCGGGCTGGTGCTCACAACCGGTCGCTACGTCAGCAACATCCGAAGCGACGTGAGCGACAGTATCTGGGCAGCACCCATCAGCATCCTCTGGCACCGATAA
- a CDS encoding putative addiction module antidote protein, with translation MKGAEARPWDAAEHLETSEDMVAYLEAALEQDDPKLVAAVLGDIARAKGMTEVAQEAGLGRESLYKALSPSGNPEFGTVLRVVQALGLRLRAAAS, from the coding sequence GTGAAAGGAGCCGAGGCCCGGCCGTGGGACGCGGCGGAGCACCTGGAGACCAGTGAGGACATGGTCGCCTACCTGGAGGCGGCACTTGAGCAGGACGACCCCAAGCTCGTGGCAGCCGTGCTCGGCGACATCGCCAGAGCCAAGGGGATGACCGAAGTCGCTCAGGAGGCAGGACTGGGGAGAGAGAGCCTCTACAAGGCGCTCTCGCCGAGCGGCAACCCGGAGTTCGGCACCGTCCTCCGGGTGGTGCAGGCACTCGGACTCAGGCTTCGCGCGGCGGCCTCGTAG
- a CDS encoding phytanoyl-CoA dioxygenase family protein — MALAATSEQKELLNTQGFFVIEEYLDAGEVAVLNDAFEEVGARLRRERGMAPDAQLSCRNGLVKHEAFLNLMDRPDILRYVVDIVGWNLQNRDSVILWTPPTPGRHPSALSLGWHFDYEEEFTGIGIDGPMPWLDFKIGWYVSDATEPGHASILFVPGSHLWGMERRARWREDIRPEDVFELKVPPGSLMMWRPTLLHAAGPNLGTHERRALYISYAPRWIRPSGHVEQDPDLVARSDPIRRQLLGAMGNLSHPLGPDPKNHPDSQYWFAADWDNIPLKQWAEEQAGDPPYDWGTGYGVGTVKGPEYAFGDNTDPRRV; from the coding sequence GTGGCACTGGCAGCAACGTCGGAGCAGAAGGAACTCCTGAACACCCAGGGGTTCTTCGTCATCGAGGAGTACCTGGACGCCGGCGAGGTGGCGGTCCTCAACGATGCCTTCGAGGAGGTCGGGGCACGGCTCCGCCGCGAGCGCGGCATGGCCCCCGACGCCCAGCTCAGCTGCCGCAACGGGCTCGTGAAGCACGAGGCGTTCCTGAACCTCATGGATCGGCCGGACATCCTGCGCTACGTGGTCGACATCGTGGGTTGGAACCTGCAGAACCGCGACAGCGTAATTCTCTGGACACCACCCACGCCCGGCCGGCACCCGTCGGCCCTCTCGCTGGGCTGGCACTTCGACTACGAGGAGGAGTTCACGGGCATCGGCATCGACGGCCCGATGCCCTGGCTGGACTTCAAGATCGGCTGGTACGTCTCCGACGCCACCGAGCCCGGCCACGCCTCCATCCTCTTCGTGCCCGGCAGCCACCTCTGGGGCATGGAGCGGCGGGCCCGCTGGCGGGAGGACATCCGCCCCGAGGACGTCTTCGAGTTGAAGGTGCCGCCGGGCAGCCTCATGATGTGGCGCCCCACGCTGCTGCACGCCGCCGGCCCGAACCTGGGCACGCACGAGCGCCGCGCCCTCTACATCAGCTACGCGCCCCGCTGGATCCGCCCGTCCGGCCACGTGGAGCAGGATCCCGACCTCGTGGCCCGCAGTGACCCCATCCGCCGCCAGCTGCTGGGCGCCATGGGCAACCTCTCCCACCCCCTCGGACCCGACCCGAAGAACCACCCCGACTCGCAGTACTGGTTCGCCGCCGACTGGGACAACATCCCGCTGAAGCAGTGGGCCGAGGAGCAGGCCGGCGATCCCCCCTACGACTGGGGCACCGGCTACGGCGTGGGCACGGTGAAAGGACCCGAGTACGCCTTCGGTGACAACACCGACCCGCGGCGGGTCTGA
- a CDS encoding amidohydrolase family protein gives MTTAVEVRWALAPDALFDGERLRRAHAVVVEGERVVGVEAVGALPDGMEARQLPGCTLLPGLIDCHTHISDWMLPAFLAAGVTAIRDTGNDPVWILDRRERTRADPMAGPDILCCGPLLDGDSAFWPRIGRPHTDAAAIRRSVDEMAERGVDAVKLYVHLTTEQIGAAATQADRRGLPLLAHLGPSVDLATAVSAGVREVQHLTGCVHHVEGWRTNVEEVAESAASLAAAGVVQCPTLVVWDRLCRLSDAAFLHDRRDRWVHPDVAAVWHRFPHRTGEVTDRLDRQRSVNTMKRILGALAAAGCTVIAGSDSPFPHLVPGFSLHDELSLLVDAGLDPAAALASATSVAADRLGLADAGRIRPGSIADMVAVDGDPLDDIRVLSDVRLVLRRGRIVDFDALAATAAEAFARPPEDPFSQLMIDFATPAAGGS, from the coding sequence GTGACGACGGCCGTGGAGGTTCGCTGGGCCCTGGCCCCCGACGCGCTGTTCGACGGTGAGCGGTTGCGGCGGGCCCACGCCGTCGTGGTCGAGGGCGAGCGCGTCGTCGGCGTCGAAGCAGTGGGGGCGTTGCCGGACGGCATGGAGGCGCGTCAACTGCCCGGTTGCACGCTGCTGCCGGGTCTGATCGACTGCCACACTCACATCTCGGACTGGATGCTCCCGGCGTTCCTGGCGGCCGGGGTCACGGCGATACGCGACACCGGCAACGACCCGGTCTGGATCCTCGATCGCCGCGAGCGCACCAGAGCCGACCCGATGGCGGGCCCCGACATTCTCTGCTGCGGCCCCCTGCTGGACGGCGACTCGGCGTTCTGGCCGCGGATCGGGCGCCCGCATACCGACGCGGCGGCGATCCGGCGCTCGGTCGACGAGATGGCCGAGCGCGGCGTGGATGCCGTGAAGCTCTACGTGCACCTGACCACCGAGCAGATCGGCGCCGCGGCGACCCAGGCCGACCGCCGCGGTCTGCCGCTCCTTGCCCACCTGGGTCCGTCGGTGGACCTGGCCACGGCAGTCTCGGCGGGCGTGCGCGAGGTGCAGCACCTCACGGGCTGCGTCCACCACGTCGAGGGGTGGCGGACCAACGTGGAGGAGGTGGCCGAGTCAGCCGCCTCACTTGCTGCGGCGGGTGTCGTCCAGTGCCCGACTCTGGTGGTCTGGGACCGGCTCTGCCGCCTGAGCGACGCAGCATTCCTCCACGACCGGCGCGACCGCTGGGTCCACCCGGACGTCGCCGCCGTCTGGCATCGCTTCCCGCACCGCACCGGCGAGGTGACCGACCGCCTGGACCGCCAGCGCAGCGTCAACACCATGAAGCGGATCCTGGGCGCCCTGGCCGCCGCCGGCTGCACCGTCATCGCCGGCTCCGACTCGCCGTTCCCTCACCTGGTGCCCGGGTTCTCCCTGCACGACGAACTGTCGCTACTGGTCGACGCCGGCCTCGACCCCGCGGCCGCCCTGGCGTCGGCCACGTCGGTCGCCGCCGACCGGCTCGGCCTCGCCGACGCCGGGCGGATCAGACCGGGCTCGATCGCCGACATGGTCGCGGTGGACGGTGATCCCCTCGACGACATCCGCGTGCTGTCGGACGTGCGCCTCGTGCTGCGCCGGGGACGCATCGTGGATTTCGACGCACTGGCCGCAACCGCCGCCGAGGCGTTCGCCCGGCCGCCCGAGGACCCTTTCTCCCAACTGATGATCGACTTCGCCACGCCGGCGGCCGGCGGGAGCTAG
- a CDS encoding ATP-binding cassette domain-containing protein produces MPPLLSMMGVSKAFGHVVALAGVDLEIQPGEVIGLLGDNGAGKSTLIKILSGVYYADEGSFTRNGEPVTITDPNDAMALGIATVYQDLSLVETRPVAHNIYLGREPRRWGIVLNRRKMERDATELLERLNIRLPSVRVDVGVLSGGQRQAVAISRAVAQGGDILLLDEPTASLGVEQTAQVHDLVVDMKSHGSAIVLITHDLSDILDIADRIVVLRQGRLWADTPSAATTQTEVIGWITGALPSQFANGTSTNGTSTNGGSS; encoded by the coding sequence ATGCCCCCACTTCTCAGCATGATGGGCGTGTCGAAGGCCTTCGGTCACGTCGTGGCCCTCGCCGGGGTCGACCTCGAGATCCAACCCGGCGAGGTGATCGGCCTGCTGGGTGACAACGGCGCCGGCAAGTCGACGCTTATCAAGATCCTCTCCGGCGTCTACTACGCCGATGAGGGGAGCTTCACCCGCAACGGCGAGCCGGTCACGATCACCGATCCCAACGACGCCATGGCCCTCGGCATCGCCACGGTGTACCAGGATCTCTCGCTCGTTGAGACGCGCCCGGTGGCCCACAACATCTACCTCGGGAGGGAGCCGCGACGTTGGGGCATCGTGTTGAACCGCCGCAAGATGGAGCGTGACGCCACCGAGTTGCTGGAGCGCCTCAACATCAGGCTTCCCTCGGTACGCGTCGACGTGGGCGTGCTCTCGGGGGGCCAGCGCCAGGCGGTGGCCATCTCCCGGGCCGTGGCCCAGGGCGGCGACATCCTGCTGCTCGACGAGCCGACCGCCTCGCTCGGCGTGGAGCAGACCGCCCAGGTACACGACCTCGTCGTCGACATGAAGTCCCACGGCAGCGCCATCGTCCTCATCACCCACGACCTCAGCGACATCCTCGACATCGCCGACCGGATCGTCGTGCTGCGCCAGGGTCGGCTGTGGGCCGACACGCCCTCTGCGGCCACGACCCAGACGGAGGTCATCGGCTGGATCACCGGGGCGCTGCCGTCGCAGTTCGCCAACGGCACCTCGACC
- a CDS encoding cupin domain-containing protein: MTSNPTANEPLFLNRDDGVGFVTPAPATRDVRVLLSPLLQEGMGDFAVGMTQIPAGVVGTRHSHPGTTEVWMILSGQGRARIGDEDRPVAPGDVVYTPPGTDHQFVNDGDEPVTVYFLYSPSGAEQRVLDGGFL; encoded by the coding sequence ATGACATCGAACCCAACGGCCAACGAGCCGCTGTTCCTGAACCGCGACGACGGTGTCGGCTTCGTGACCCCGGCCCCGGCAACCCGCGACGTGCGGGTGTTGCTGTCCCCGCTGCTGCAGGAGGGGATGGGCGACTTCGCGGTCGGGATGACCCAGATTCCCGCCGGGGTCGTCGGGACGCGCCATTCCCACCCCGGAACGACGGAGGTCTGGATGATCCTGTCGGGCCAGGGGCGGGCGCGGATCGGCGACGAGGACAGGCCGGTGGCACCCGGTGACGTGGTGTACACCCCGCCCGGCACCGACCACCAGTTCGTGAACGACGGCGACGAGCCGGTGACTGTCTACTTCCTCTACAGCCCCTCCGGCGCCGAGCAGCGGGTACTCGACGGCGGGTTCCTGTAG